In Paenibacillus sonchi, a single genomic region encodes these proteins:
- a CDS encoding ABC transporter substrate-binding protein — protein sequence MKGFKKVSLTALTLILSASLSACGSSGSKSTTSSDKSGTDKSVKITLLNSKGEIQTQLEDAAKSFHEAYPDITLEIQQVPSGTSPFERASTLYASGNQPTMIMLDTGDVAKFKDHILDLSDAKWNGDAIDSALDLTTFDGKNYAFPLAVEGYGLIYNKAVLDKAVGGNFDPASINTTSSLEELFKKIEASGKKALTISPMDWSLGAHYLSLAYGGQSKDSTEVAGFISSLRAGTVDLSSNKVFNGLMDTFDVMMKYNMEQASPLSPTYEKGPEVLGKGEVGIWFMGNWAWPQISGFDTADKQYGFLPVPVSNNPDDYGNTQISAAVSKRIVVDKEKTTPEQQAAAKKFFDWIVYEQAGQDFLVNKANIVPAFKNITMETPDPLGKSIQAYLAAGKVEPSLSDLPADHWTKVGASMQKYLSKAGDRATLAKEIQDYWKTVK from the coding sequence ATGAAAGGATTTAAAAAGGTATCTTTAACAGCGCTTACTTTGATATTATCCGCCTCTTTGTCTGCCTGTGGAAGCAGCGGCAGCAAATCCACCACCTCTTCAGATAAATCCGGCACGGATAAAAGTGTCAAGATCACTTTGCTTAATTCCAAAGGTGAAATTCAAACCCAACTAGAGGATGCGGCCAAGAGCTTTCATGAGGCATATCCTGACATCACACTGGAAATTCAGCAAGTGCCGAGCGGCACATCGCCTTTTGAAAGAGCTTCCACGCTGTATGCCTCCGGCAATCAGCCTACCATGATTATGCTGGATACCGGGGATGTAGCCAAATTCAAGGACCACATTCTTGATCTGAGCGATGCGAAGTGGAATGGCGACGCTATTGACAGCGCGCTTGATCTGACTACGTTTGACGGCAAAAACTATGCTTTCCCGCTGGCGGTTGAAGGGTATGGCCTGATCTACAACAAAGCAGTCCTGGATAAAGCTGTAGGAGGGAACTTTGATCCTGCTTCGATCAATACCACTTCTTCACTAGAGGAGCTTTTCAAGAAAATAGAAGCCAGCGGAAAAAAAGCCCTCACTATTTCTCCGATGGACTGGTCGCTTGGCGCTCATTATCTTTCTCTGGCTTACGGAGGGCAGAGTAAGGACAGCACGGAGGTTGCCGGCTTTATCAGCTCCCTTAGAGCAGGAACTGTGGATTTGTCCTCCAACAAGGTATTTAACGGGCTGATGGACACCTTCGATGTGATGATGAAGTACAACATGGAACAGGCCTCGCCGCTTTCTCCAACTTATGAGAAGGGACCTGAAGTGCTGGGCAAGGGTGAAGTAGGCATCTGGTTTATGGGCAACTGGGCATGGCCGCAGATCAGCGGCTTTGATACAGCCGACAAGCAATATGGCTTCCTCCCTGTGCCCGTCAGCAATAATCCCGATGATTACGGCAACACCCAAATTTCTGCTGCTGTAAGCAAACGTATTGTTGTAGACAAGGAGAAGACGACTCCGGAGCAGCAGGCGGCAGCCAAAAAATTCTTTGACTGGATCGTATATGAACAAGCCGGACAGGATTTCCTGGTGAATAAAGCCAATATCGTCCCTGCCTTCAAGAATATTACTATGGAGACACCAGATCCGTTAGGCAAGTCGATTCAAGCCTATTTGGCTGCCGGCAAGGTGGAGCCGTCTCTGAGCGATCTGCCGGCCGACCACTGGACCAAGGTGGGGGCATCCATGCAGAAATATTTGTCCAAGGCCGGCGACCGGGCCACTTTGGCCAAAGAGATTCAGGACTACTGGAAAACAGTAAAGTAA
- a CDS encoding carbohydrate ABC transporter permease, with protein sequence MTGEKGFWNRLRLRLLFTGPTLFAFLTVMIIPFIYGIYLTFTSWDGISVGHTLVGFRNYGSVFADSEFWSSFGLTLKYVLFTVVLTNVLAFMLAYALTKRVKGQNVFRAGFFMPNLVGGIVLGFIWQFIFNNVLVYLGQKASIGIFSASWLAEPGKAFWTLVIVTVWQYAGYMMVIYVAGLTGVPADIQEAASIDGANSWQKLTRMTIPMMVPSFIVCLFLSLQRGFMVYDLNLTLTKGGPFGSTQLVSMHVYQKAFLSRDYGVGQAEAFVLFLLVAVITLLQVYFSKKMEVEA encoded by the coding sequence ATGACTGGAGAAAAAGGCTTTTGGAACCGGCTGCGGCTGCGGCTTCTGTTTACCGGGCCTACCTTGTTTGCCTTTTTGACCGTAATGATTATTCCTTTTATATATGGCATTTACTTAACCTTTACGAGCTGGGACGGCATTTCTGTTGGACATACTTTGGTCGGCTTCCGGAATTACGGATCGGTTTTTGCGGACTCGGAATTTTGGAGCTCCTTTGGGCTTACCCTCAAATACGTGCTGTTTACCGTAGTGCTCACCAATGTATTGGCCTTTATGCTTGCTTACGCGCTTACCAAAAGAGTCAAGGGCCAGAATGTTTTCCGGGCGGGATTTTTCATGCCAAACCTGGTGGGCGGCATCGTGCTGGGTTTCATCTGGCAATTTATTTTTAACAATGTACTGGTCTATCTGGGGCAAAAAGCCTCCATCGGCATCTTCAGCGCATCCTGGCTGGCTGAACCGGGCAAGGCCTTCTGGACGCTGGTCATTGTTACCGTCTGGCAGTATGCCGGATATATGATGGTGATCTATGTGGCGGGTTTAACCGGTGTGCCTGCCGATATACAGGAAGCCGCCAGCATCGACGGAGCCAACAGCTGGCAAAAGCTGACCCGTATGACTATTCCCATGATGGTGCCTTCGTTTATCGTATGTCTTTTTCTGTCATTGCAGCGCGGCTTTATGGTCTATGATTTGAACTTGACTCTGACGAAGGGCGGCCCATTCGGCTCTACACAGCTTGTGTCCATGCACGTGTACCAAAAAGCCTTCTTGTCACGGGACTACGGTGTCGGCCAGGCTGAAGCGTTCGTCCTGTTCCTGCTCGTGGCCGTAATCACATTGCTGCAGGTATATTTCAGCAAAAAGATGGAGGTGGAAGCCTGA
- a CDS encoding carbohydrate ABC transporter permease has product MRVQRQLGSAAKFVVLAILLVLFLVPFLLLMLNSLKENAMITSNPLALPTSFKFANYSYAFKQMNYVDAFTNTIIITAFSVILIGICGAMTAHYFVRNPSRLNQNTFLFMVASMIIPFQAIMIPLVKIYGSLDMLNSKSSLIFMYLGFGSSLAVFIYHGFIKSIPKELEEAAMIDGCSRIRMFFQIVFPVLVPTTVTIGILNVLWIWNDFLLPSLVLVEAEQRTLPLSTYSFYGTYTVDYGPLMASLMLTILPVVIVYLFAQKYIIQGVMQGSVK; this is encoded by the coding sequence ATGCGCGTCCAAAGACAGCTTGGCTCAGCGGCAAAATTCGTTGTGTTGGCTATACTGCTGGTTTTATTTCTCGTTCCCTTTTTACTGCTGATGCTAAACTCCCTGAAAGAAAACGCGATGATTACTTCTAACCCGCTGGCCCTGCCTACCAGCTTTAAATTCGCCAATTACAGCTATGCCTTTAAACAGATGAACTATGTAGACGCATTCACCAATACCATTATCATCACGGCTTTCAGCGTCATTCTGATCGGGATTTGCGGCGCCATGACCGCCCACTATTTTGTGCGCAATCCCAGCAGGCTGAACCAGAATACATTTCTGTTTATGGTAGCGTCCATGATTATTCCGTTCCAGGCGATAATGATTCCTTTGGTGAAAATTTACGGCTCTCTCGATATGCTGAACAGCAAGTCTTCCCTGATCTTTATGTACCTGGGGTTCGGCAGCTCACTGGCCGTGTTTATCTATCACGGTTTTATTAAGAGCATCCCTAAGGAATTGGAAGAGGCCGCGATGATTGACGGCTGCTCCAGAATAAGAATGTTCTTTCAAATTGTATTTCCGGTCCTGGTACCGACGACGGTGACCATCGGGATTCTAAATGTTTTATGGATCTGGAACGACTTCCTGCTGCCATCGCTGGTCCTGGTAGAGGCTGAACAACGCACTTTGCCTCTGTCCACTTATTCCTTTTACGGCACCTACACGGTCGATTACGGTCCGCTGATGGCGAGCCTGATGTTGACCATTCTGCCGGTAGTGATTGTGTATTTGTTCGCTCAAAAATACATTATCCAGGGCGTTATGCAGGGTTCGGTGAAGTAG
- a CDS encoding carbohydrate kinase family protein → MVFKLDERIKLPADREYDVLTAGEMLVDFISEEDQNTAGQGTYHPFFGGAPSNIAMNISRLGIRPIVASAVGNDRLGLFLVESLKKAGIDTKCVQIVEDSTSLVLITKSTSTPVPIFYRAADYQLAYTPELEQAVLKAGFVHFSCWPISMEPSRQTINRVIEAAKRRGIPVCFDPNYHPQVWRKGEDGTAYVKKIISQADIVKPSEDDAERLFGRDTPENQVQKYIALGAGLVIMTLGKDGAIVSNGQETARFETLAHEVVDTTGAGDAFWSGFYTALVRGSTVREALRSGFAVSAFKLKYTGAVVPLPDLNIIQAEYGC, encoded by the coding sequence ATGGTGTTCAAATTAGATGAGAGAATCAAGCTGCCGGCCGATAGAGAGTACGATGTGCTGACAGCGGGAGAGATGCTGGTTGATTTTATATCAGAGGAGGATCAGAATACTGCAGGGCAAGGGACGTATCATCCTTTTTTCGGAGGGGCTCCTTCCAATATCGCAATGAATATCAGCCGCCTGGGTATCCGTCCTATAGTGGCTTCGGCAGTCGGTAATGACCGGCTGGGTCTTTTTTTGGTTGAATCATTGAAAAAGGCAGGAATTGATACCAAGTGTGTGCAAATTGTAGAGGATTCTACCAGTCTGGTGCTTATCACGAAAAGCACGTCCACCCCTGTCCCGATCTTTTACCGGGCTGCGGATTACCAATTGGCCTATACGCCGGAACTGGAGCAGGCAGTGCTGAAGGCCGGGTTCGTGCATTTCTCCTGCTGGCCGATCTCAATGGAGCCGTCGCGGCAGACCATTAACCGGGTGATTGAGGCGGCGAAGCGGCGCGGCATTCCGGTATGCTTTGACCCGAACTACCATCCCCAGGTCTGGCGGAAGGGCGAGGATGGCACGGCCTATGTCAAGAAGATTATCAGCCAGGCGGACATCGTGAAGCCTTCGGAAGACGATGCGGAGCGGCTGTTCGGCCGCGATACTCCCGAGAACCAGGTGCAAAAATACATCGCGCTCGGCGCAGGTCTTGTCATTATGACGCTCGGCAAGGACGGCGCGATTGTCTCGAATGGACAGGAGACGGCCCGGTTTGAGACGCTGGCGCATGAGGTGGTCGACACGACCGGAGCGGGTGACGCTTTCTGGTCGGGGTTCTATACGGCGCTTGTCAGAGGCTCAACGGTCCGTGAGGCGCTCCGCTCAGGTTTTGCCGTAAGCGCATTTAAGCTGAAATATACCGGTGCAGTGGTTCCGCTGCCGGATCTAAATATAATACAAGCCGAATACGGATGTTAG
- the gtfA gene encoding sucrose phosphorylase → MVKNQVQLITYPDSLGGDLKSLHHALDVYFPDVFKGGVHILPPFPSSGDRGFAPLTYLEIEPAFGDWADIRAIGERHDVLVDLMVNHISRQSPYFQDVLQHGRQSRYADLFLTLDKIWADGQPVQADIDKMFLRRSKPYSTFTIQDTGEELQVWTTFGKNDPSEQIDLDIRSEKVKQLFIQFFTCFKENNIKIVRLDAVGYVIKKLGTSCFFVEPEIYGFLDWIKELADSLDIELLPEVHSHYSIQYKLAEHGCWIYDFILPYRILDTLLNKDSRGLREYLRTRPAKQFTMLDCHDGVPVKPDLDDLIDTKDARKIVDTCVERGANLSLILSDEHKAPDGFDVHQIRCSYYSVLNCDDDAYLAARAIQFFAPGIPQVYYVGLLAGENDLERVRETGEGREINRRNYTLSEIGQSLEKEVVQRLLKLIRFRNEYEAFNGDFTVEEAAANEIRLSWTKGEFHCTLYINLDTMRPEIEYTDGEGVLVQLEV, encoded by the coding sequence ATGGTTAAAAATCAAGTGCAACTGATTACGTACCCGGACTCGCTTGGCGGGGATTTGAAGTCGCTTCATCATGCGCTGGATGTGTATTTTCCTGATGTGTTCAAGGGCGGGGTTCATATTCTGCCTCCCTTCCCTTCGTCGGGGGACCGCGGTTTTGCACCGCTGACCTATCTGGAGATTGAGCCTGCCTTTGGGGATTGGGCCGACATCCGGGCAATCGGGGAGCGGCATGATGTGCTGGTGGACCTGATGGTCAATCATATCTCCCGCCAGTCCCCTTACTTTCAGGACGTCCTGCAGCACGGGCGGCAGTCCCGCTACGCCGATCTGTTCCTTACGCTGGATAAAATCTGGGCGGACGGACAACCGGTACAGGCGGATATCGATAAAATGTTCCTGCGCCGCAGTAAGCCCTACTCCACTTTCACCATTCAGGACACAGGGGAAGAGCTTCAGGTGTGGACGACCTTCGGCAAAAATGATCCGTCCGAGCAGATTGATCTGGATATCCGCTCAGAGAAGGTCAAGCAGCTGTTCATCCAATTCTTCACCTGCTTCAAGGAGAACAATATCAAGATCGTCCGGCTGGATGCGGTAGGCTACGTGATCAAAAAGCTGGGCACCAGCTGCTTTTTCGTTGAGCCGGAAATTTATGGCTTTCTGGACTGGATCAAGGAGCTGGCCGATTCTCTTGATATCGAACTGCTGCCTGAGGTGCATTCGCACTATTCGATTCAATACAAGCTGGCGGAGCACGGCTGCTGGATTTACGATTTTATCCTGCCGTACCGGATTCTCGATACGCTGCTGAACAAGGACAGCCGTGGGCTTAGGGAGTACTTGCGCACCCGTCCGGCCAAGCAGTTCACAATGCTCGACTGTCATGACGGCGTGCCGGTCAAGCCTGATCTGGACGATCTGATCGACACGAAGGATGCCCGTAAGATCGTTGACACCTGTGTCGAAAGAGGGGCCAACCTGAGCCTTATCTTATCCGATGAGCACAAGGCGCCCGATGGGTTCGACGTCCATCAAATCCGCTGCTCCTATTACTCGGTGCTGAACTGCGATGACGATGCGTATTTGGCGGCACGGGCGATTCAGTTTTTTGCTCCGGGCATTCCGCAGGTGTATTATGTCGGGCTGCTGGCTGGTGAAAATGATCTGGAGCGGGTGCGGGAAACCGGCGAGGGACGCGAAATCAACCGCCGCAACTATACGCTTTCAGAAATCGGACAATCGCTGGAAAAGGAAGTTGTACAGCGTCTGCTCAAGCTGATCCGGTTCAGAAATGAATACGAGGCGTTTAACGGTGATTTTACAGTGGAGGAAGCTGCAGCGAATGAAATCAGACTGTCCTGGACGAAGGGCGAATTCCACTGCACGCTGTACATTAACCTTGATACAATGCGCCCTGAGATTGAATATACGGACGGCGAGGGCGTGCTGGTGCAGCTTGAGGTGTAG
- a CDS encoding LacI family DNA-binding transcriptional regulator: protein MDELNYQPNELARSLLRKHSNVLGLIIPSVEHPFFGELANAIESVAYQHGFKLLLCNSQLDSVKEREYVDMMRRNRVDGMILGSHTLEVGEYTNLNYPLVTIDRRIADIPFVASDNENGGALAARLLIAKGCRKIGHLSGNMKLDMLSNLRTTGFEREARQEGVEFVTYQTELNVFDEQTYNEIIRKMFTEHPDIDGVFATSDLMALFVMKWCRTFGKEVPRDVRIIGYDDIHAASWYMPGLSTIKQPIKDMARRAVELLLEQMDDKPVERETVLPVELVEREST from the coding sequence ATGGACGAGCTGAACTATCAGCCCAATGAGCTGGCCCGTTCGCTGCTGCGCAAGCACTCGAATGTACTCGGGCTGATTATCCCGAGCGTGGAGCATCCGTTCTTCGGCGAACTGGCGAATGCAATCGAATCTGTTGCTTATCAGCACGGCTTCAAGCTCCTGCTGTGCAATTCGCAGCTCGACTCCGTCAAGGAGCGGGAATACGTTGATATGATGCGGCGCAACCGGGTGGACGGGATGATTCTGGGCAGCCATACGCTGGAGGTCGGCGAATATACCAATTTGAATTATCCACTGGTCACCATCGACCGCCGGATTGCCGATATTCCGTTTGTCGCTTCGGACAATGAAAATGGCGGAGCTCTGGCGGCCCGTCTGCTGATTGCTAAGGGCTGCCGCAAGATCGGCCACCTGTCCGGCAATATGAAGCTGGATATGCTGTCCAATCTGCGTACGACCGGTTTTGAGCGTGAGGCGAGACAGGAAGGCGTCGAATTTGTCACCTACCAGACCGAGTTGAATGTCTTCGATGAGCAGACTTACAATGAAATTATCCGGAAAATGTTCACTGAACACCCCGACATCGACGGCGTGTTCGCGACAAGCGATCTGATGGCGCTGTTCGTGATGAAGTGGTGCCGCACGTTCGGGAAGGAGGTCCCCCGCGACGTGCGGATCATCGGCTATGACGATATCCACGCCGCCTCGTGGTACATGCCCGGGTTAAGCACGATCAAACAGCCGATCAAGGATATGGCCCGGCGGGCCGTTGAACTGCTGCTGGAGCAGATGGATGACAAGCCGGTAGAGCGGGAGACCGTTCTCCCGGTGGAGCTGGTCGAACGGGAAAGCACCTGA
- a CDS encoding 3'-5' exonuclease: protein MNFTAIDFETANSSRSSACALGLVQVREGVVSAEHVWLIDPQQRFDGMNIAIHGITPSMVEGKPTFGELWPTLEPLLQGEVVIAHNAAFDMSVLRYCLDRTAYSYPEFQYMCTYLLGKKMLQDLPSHKLNVVSQHFGISLKHHDALDDARAAAAILLKLMEREQHTDPLLLAGSQGYKAGTMYAGGYTPFKSPPKKPAKKAAAKKSTLPPSSRPAKSTSGSSSALGNFF, encoded by the coding sequence ATGAATTTTACTGCGATAGACTTTGAAACGGCCAACTCCAGCCGCTCAAGCGCCTGCGCTTTGGGGCTTGTTCAAGTGAGAGAGGGTGTAGTGAGCGCCGAGCATGTGTGGCTGATTGATCCGCAGCAGCGGTTCGATGGCATGAATATTGCCATTCATGGTATTACCCCCTCCATGGTTGAGGGAAAACCGACGTTTGGTGAGCTATGGCCCACACTGGAACCGCTGCTGCAAGGAGAGGTGGTCATCGCGCATAATGCTGCTTTTGATATGAGTGTGCTGCGCTATTGCCTGGACCGGACCGCCTACAGCTATCCTGAGTTTCAGTACATGTGTACCTACCTGCTCGGCAAAAAAATGCTGCAGGACCTGCCTTCCCACAAACTGAACGTAGTGTCACAGCATTTCGGGATCAGCCTGAAGCATCACGATGCGCTCGATGACGCCAGAGCTGCGGCGGCGATACTGCTGAAGCTGATGGAACGTGAGCAGCATACCGATCCCCTCTTGCTGGCCGGCAGCCAGGGCTATAAGGCCGGAACGATGTATGCGGGAGGCTATACGCCTTTTAAGTCCCCGCCCAAGAAACCAGCCAAAAAAGCAGCAGCCAAGAAAAGCACTCTACCGCCATCCTCCCGCCCGGCAAAAAGCACCTCCGGCAGCAGCTCCGCCTTGGGCAATTTCTTCTGA
- a CDS encoding MFS transporter, whose amino-acid sequence MISNKQISKPTSKSISKNTVCMFLTYFFSSLGAYIFDIGIIVELYKISGSTIAVGGFFIVQFIPSLILTPIAGALIDRLNQKYILLFVNILRGAAVALLLVHLSIETIYIVAVILGICDETSSSTISSIIPQTTPSEDISKINSVLSTTDSVNMIFGPAIAGLLITLAGINGSISAVIFTFILAGLMILFIEYKYEKAVIEKSKHFITEIKEGLEIVTKSKLVKKIILIWGFLLIGIGATGSLIVIMLSDYMHLPTESYGWIMTAEGIGLVIGSVLIIRKKKPYHHYDLIVVGMILLGVSLMITSFADNLFVVLGAYLLVGLGAASAPNGIRTTLQTELPKEILGRVFTTTRFIINTLRTLSIAIASILSKFMSLRIIFFIAACFILYGAFSSRGLKRLERV is encoded by the coding sequence ATGATTTCAAATAAACAAATATCTAAACCAACATCTAAATCAATATCAAAAAACACTGTATGTATGTTTCTGACTTATTTTTTTTCATCTTTAGGGGCTTATATTTTTGATATAGGAATAATAGTAGAATTGTATAAAATCTCAGGTTCCACCATAGCAGTCGGTGGTTTTTTTATTGTGCAATTTATTCCTTCCCTAATTTTAACACCTATAGCAGGTGCGCTAATAGATCGTTTAAATCAGAAATATATTTTATTATTTGTGAATATTTTAAGAGGTGCTGCAGTTGCTCTTCTGCTAGTGCATCTCTCCATCGAAACAATATATATTGTTGCAGTTATACTTGGTATTTGTGATGAAACAAGCTCATCTACCATTAGCTCAATAATACCTCAGACTACACCTTCAGAGGATATTTCAAAAATTAATTCAGTTCTGTCAACTACGGATTCGGTGAATATGATATTTGGACCAGCAATAGCGGGTCTATTGATAACGTTGGCTGGCATTAATGGAAGTATTTCAGCCGTTATCTTTACCTTTATTCTCGCTGGGTTAATGATTTTATTTATTGAGTATAAGTATGAGAAAGCAGTAATTGAAAAATCAAAACATTTTATTACGGAGATTAAAGAAGGTTTGGAAATTGTAACAAAAAGCAAGCTTGTTAAAAAAATTATTTTAATTTGGGGATTTTTATTAATTGGTATCGGGGCGACGGGATCACTTATTGTTATTATGTTAAGTGATTATATGCACTTACCTACAGAAAGTTATGGTTGGATTATGACTGCGGAAGGAATTGGCTTAGTAATTGGGTCTGTTTTAATAATTCGTAAGAAAAAACCGTATCACCATTATGATCTTATAGTAGTTGGAATGATTTTATTAGGAGTATCATTAATGATAACATCATTTGCTGATAACCTTTTTGTTGTGTTAGGCGCATATTTATTGGTTGGCCTTGGAGCTGCATCTGCGCCGAATGGAATTCGTACGACGTTACAGACAGAACTTCCAAAAGAAATATTAGGACGGGTCTTTACTACAACAAGATTTATTATTAATACATTACGTACTCTTTCTATTGCTATAGCTAGCATTTTGTCTAAGTTTATGAGCTTAAGAATTATCTTTTTTATTGCAGCTTGTTTTATTCTCTATGGTGCCTTCTCATCAAGAGGTTTAAAACGTCTTGAAAGAGTCTGA
- a CDS encoding GNAT family N-acetyltransferase: MSNSKEILIRNAADSDRDAIAKVLLEAYGQYAAELPEPFWAEYRRSILDSVHGAAPYARIVAEIDNRIVGSVLLFLSSEEAYGRPELGIRSPIIRLLAVSPSVRGRGIAVLLIREAARRSIGLGAATLNLHTSDMMASAVKLYERLGFQRAYETDIMNGDTLVKGYCLDLGAFSLPHALQTLSRRFKPLDEKAP; the protein is encoded by the coding sequence ATGTCCAACTCCAAAGAGATCCTTATCCGTAACGCAGCTGATTCAGACCGGGATGCTATCGCCAAAGTGCTGCTGGAGGCGTACGGCCAGTATGCCGCTGAGCTGCCTGAACCGTTCTGGGCGGAGTACCGTCGTTCCATTCTTGATTCTGTGCACGGAGCTGCCCCCTATGCGCGGATCGTCGCTGAAATAGATAACCGGATTGTCGGCAGCGTGCTGCTCTTCCTGTCCTCCGAAGAAGCGTACGGGCGTCCCGAGCTGGGCATTCGCTCCCCAATTATCCGCCTGCTGGCGGTTTCTCCAAGTGTCCGGGGCCGCGGCATCGCAGTACTGCTGATCCGTGAAGCCGCCAGAAGATCCATCGGGCTGGGAGCCGCCACCTTGAACCTTCACACCTCCGATATGATGGCTTCCGCAGTTAAGCTATATGAGCGGCTAGGCTTCCAGCGGGCTTATGAGACGGATATTATGAACGGGGATACCCTGGTGAAGGGCTATTGCCTTGATCTGGGAGCATTCTCCCTTCCTCATGCCCTTCAGACTCTTTCAAGACGTTTTAAACCTCTTGATGAGAAGGCACCATAG
- a CDS encoding LysR family transcriptional regulator, with protein sequence MNIENIEAFVYINHYGSFNKAADVLYISQPTVTARIHSLERELDCRVFDRVGKQINLTDKGRQFLPYAQQILQVYQSGKHQIQSKGLVPDELRIGSTISVSNYLMPQLLVHLKGAYPNLNIKLTTAPTEVLIDKLKAKDIDLAFIRKVVNPAIQAYPFCEDPISLYVYEGHPLAQARHASIQDIRRETLVFFECGSLDWLRLHRVFESMEQPPDIVYQVDNLETAKKLVLRKAGIAFLPALSVQEEVAAGTLTRVEIAETEGISLRTSLISLNGEYAGFIQTLLELGTGSQLNRLIV encoded by the coding sequence TTGAACATTGAAAATATCGAAGCGTTTGTCTATATCAACCACTACGGGAGCTTCAATAAGGCAGCGGATGTTCTGTATATTTCCCAGCCTACAGTTACTGCCCGCATACACTCGCTTGAACGTGAGCTGGATTGCAGAGTCTTCGACCGGGTGGGCAAGCAGATTAATCTCACGGATAAAGGCAGGCAGTTCCTTCCCTACGCCCAGCAAATTCTTCAGGTCTATCAATCGGGCAAACATCAGATTCAATCTAAAGGGCTGGTCCCGGATGAGCTGCGAATCGGCAGCACGATATCCGTCTCCAACTATCTGATGCCGCAGCTTCTGGTTCATCTGAAGGGGGCGTATCCGAATCTGAATATTAAACTGACTACGGCCCCCACGGAGGTGTTGATTGACAAGCTGAAGGCGAAGGATATCGATCTGGCCTTCATCCGCAAGGTGGTGAATCCGGCGATCCAGGCTTATCCGTTCTGTGAGGACCCGATTTCTCTATATGTGTATGAAGGGCATCCTCTGGCCCAGGCTAGACATGCTTCAATCCAGGATATCCGCAGGGAGACGCTCGTGTTTTTTGAATGCGGCTCTTTGGACTGGCTGCGGCTGCACCGTGTATTCGAGAGTATGGAGCAGCCGCCGGATATTGTATACCAGGTGGATAATCTGGAGACGGCCAAAAAGCTGGTGCTGCGAAAGGCGGGCATTGCTTTTCTCCCGGCTTTGAGTGTGCAAGAGGAGGTTGCAGCCGGAACCCTGACCCGGGTAGAGATTGCCGAGACGGAAGGGATCTCGCTGCGGACCAGCCTGATCTCCCTAAATGGAGAGTATGCCGGCTTTATCCAAACGCTGCTGGAGCTGGGAACGGGCAGTCAGCTAAATCGACTTATTGTATAG
- a CDS encoding GNAT family N-acetyltransferase: MGEVYRLAELKDAERLLDITYRAYETIRELGLHWPAATADLALIKDNIATNECYVLEIDGSVEATITLSRGEEIKALTELPFVKWFAVNPDARGKRYGGKLLDWVEENVILGKLGAAAVTLATAEKHPWLVPMYERRGYERILELDPQNGDGIMYLMRKSLSVNQLLFKGAKNDEEDDPAGIWTIADTGDCGLRHE; encoded by the coding sequence ATGGGAGAGGTTTACCGGCTGGCAGAGCTGAAGGATGCGGAGCGGCTGCTGGATATAACCTATCGTGCGTATGAGACGATTCGTGAACTCGGGCTGCACTGGCCTGCGGCCACAGCCGATCTGGCGCTGATTAAGGACAATATAGCTACGAACGAGTGTTATGTGCTGGAGATCGATGGCAGCGTGGAAGCCACAATTACGTTGTCCAGAGGTGAAGAGATCAAGGCGCTCACTGAGCTGCCTTTTGTCAAATGGTTTGCGGTAAACCCGGATGCCCGGGGAAAAAGGTACGGCGGCAAGCTGCTGGACTGGGTTGAGGAGAATGTGATTCTCGGCAAGCTGGGCGCTGCTGCAGTTACTTTGGCTACGGCGGAGAAACATCCCTGGCTGGTTCCGATGTATGAACGGCGGGGATACGAGCGGATTCTGGAGCTGGACCCGCAAAATGGCGACGGGATTATGTATTTGATGCGAAAAAGCTTATCGGTCAACCAACTACTATTCAAAGGGGCTAAAAACGATGAAGAAGACGATCCCGCTGGTATATGGACTATTGCTGACACTGGTGA